In Streptomyces sp. RFCAC02, the following proteins share a genomic window:
- a CDS encoding TetR/AcrR family transcriptional regulator, giving the protein MATEPKGGRDPQYLLDLLWRTHRPGRRGPRGSLTLDQIVAAAIEVAREVGIAGLSMRKVAERLGVTTMSLYRYVPSKDDLLDLMFESVTGQPDADDWPTTWREGLAAYALAMRELMLADDWLLDIPIGGPPMGPNNLAWMEAALSCMQDSGLTEDEKLGVLMVVSGFALNEVRQEVSLKRAAPRTGVAYQEWGAAYQRMLGRVIDDPRYPALARLVRSGVFDDDRSTPEQDFLWGLSFILDGVAATLAARAAAG; this is encoded by the coding sequence ATGGCGACCGAGCCGAAGGGCGGACGGGACCCGCAGTACCTGCTCGATCTGCTGTGGCGCACGCACCGGCCGGGGAGGCGGGGGCCGCGCGGCAGCCTCACGCTCGACCAGATCGTGGCCGCCGCGATCGAGGTGGCGCGCGAGGTGGGGATCGCCGGCCTCTCGATGCGGAAGGTCGCCGAGCGGCTCGGCGTCACGACCATGTCCCTCTACCGGTACGTCCCGTCGAAGGACGATCTGCTCGACCTCATGTTCGAATCGGTCACGGGGCAGCCGGACGCCGACGACTGGCCGACGACCTGGCGCGAGGGCCTGGCCGCCTACGCCCTCGCGATGCGCGAACTGATGCTGGCCGACGACTGGCTGCTCGACATCCCCATCGGCGGCCCCCCGATGGGGCCGAACAACCTCGCGTGGATGGAGGCGGCGCTCTCCTGCATGCAGGACTCGGGCCTCACCGAGGACGAGAAGCTCGGCGTCCTCATGGTCGTCAGCGGATTCGCGCTCAACGAGGTGCGCCAGGAGGTCTCCCTCAAGCGGGCCGCTCCGCGCACCGGCGTCGCCTACCAGGAGTGGGGCGCGGCGTACCAGCGCATGCTGGGGCGCGTCATCGACGACCCCCGCTACCCGGCCCTCGCCCGCCTCGTGCGGAGCGGTGTCTTCGACGACGACCGGTCCACCCCGGAGCAGGACTTCCTCTGGGGTCTTTCCTTCATCCTCGACGGGGTGGCGGCGACGCTCGCCGCCCGCGCGGCGGCCGGCTGA
- a CDS encoding acyl-CoA dehydrogenase family protein yields MPGAADFDLYRPAEEHDMLRASVRALAEAKIAPHAAAVDEEGRFPAEALDALVSNDLHAVHVPEEYGGAGADALATVIVIEEVARVCASSSLIPAVNKLGSLPVLLAGSPELRARYMAPLARGEAMFSYCLSEPDAGSDAGGMRTRAVRDGDAYVLNGVKRWITNAGVSDYYTVMAVTNPDKRTRGGISAFVVEKDDEGVSFGAPEKKLGIKGSPTREVYLDHVRVPADRMIGEEGTGFATAMRTLDHTRITIAAQAVGIAQGALDYAKGYVRERKQFGRPVGDFQGVQFMLADMAMKLEAARQLTYAAAAKSERNDGDLTFFGAAAKCFASDAAMEITTDAVQLLGGYGYTRDYPVERMMRDAKITQIYEGTNQVQRLVMARNLP; encoded by the coding sequence GTGCCAGGAGCCGCAGACTTCGACCTCTACCGCCCCGCCGAGGAGCACGACATGCTGCGGGCCTCGGTCCGCGCCCTGGCCGAGGCGAAGATCGCGCCGCACGCCGCGGCGGTGGACGAGGAGGGCCGTTTCCCGGCGGAGGCGCTGGACGCGCTGGTGTCGAACGACCTGCACGCCGTCCACGTGCCGGAGGAGTACGGCGGGGCGGGCGCGGACGCCCTCGCCACCGTCATCGTGATCGAGGAGGTGGCGCGGGTGTGCGCGTCCTCGTCGCTCATCCCCGCGGTGAACAAGCTGGGGTCGCTGCCGGTGCTGCTGGCCGGGTCGCCCGAGCTGCGGGCGCGTTACATGGCGCCGCTGGCGCGGGGCGAGGCGATGTTCTCCTACTGCCTGTCGGAGCCGGACGCGGGCTCGGACGCCGGCGGCATGCGCACCCGCGCCGTGCGCGACGGCGACGCGTACGTCCTGAACGGTGTGAAGCGCTGGATCACCAACGCCGGCGTCTCCGACTACTACACCGTCATGGCCGTCACGAACCCGGACAAGCGCACGCGCGGCGGGATCTCGGCGTTCGTCGTGGAGAAGGACGACGAGGGGGTGTCGTTCGGCGCGCCGGAGAAGAAGCTCGGCATCAAGGGCTCGCCGACCCGCGAGGTGTACCTGGACCACGTGCGCGTCCCGGCCGACCGGATGATCGGCGAGGAGGGCACGGGCTTCGCGACGGCGATGCGCACGCTGGACCACACGCGGATCACGATCGCGGCGCAGGCCGTCGGCATCGCGCAGGGGGCGCTGGACTACGCCAAGGGGTACGTGCGGGAGCGCAAGCAGTTCGGCAGGCCGGTCGGGGACTTCCAGGGCGTGCAGTTCATGCTCGCGGACATGGCGATGAAGCTGGAGGCGGCGCGGCAGCTCACGTACGCGGCGGCGGCTAAGTCGGAGCGGAACGACGGCGACCTCACGTTCTTCGGCGCGGCGGCGAAGTGCTTCGCCTCGGACGCCGCGATGGAGATCACGACGGACGCGGTGCAGCTCCTCGGCGGCTACGGCTACACGCGGGACTACCCGGTGGAGCGCATGATGCGCGACGCGAAGATCACGCAGATCTACGAGGGCACGAACCAGGTCCAGCGCCTCGTCATGGCGAGGAACCTGCCGTAA